Proteins co-encoded in one Synergistaceae bacterium genomic window:
- a CDS encoding prepilin peptidase — translation MNFFSSFQVVFIAIFAVLGASLGSFFNVVAHRSVTGRPWWGKERSICESCGKELTFCELIPLVSWPLQRGRCRGCNARISPRYFIVEVIGAAASGLLAWRWGPTWALLASMAGLSGILINSLTDYETGDVFDIFTLFLGLCGLVIRLFGGRDAVLDGLIGAAAGWGIFALIIVVSRGGMGWGDACFMGGLGALLGWKLCLLSFYLGMMAGGLVAIGLMLAGKVKWGRRDSIPLVPCLSAGGLAALLWGPQLLRFAGRYFGRLILPGWPF, via the coding sequence ATGAACTTTTTTTCGTCTTTTCAGGTCGTGTTCATTGCGATTTTCGCGGTGCTGGGGGCCTCGCTGGGATCTTTTTTCAACGTGGTCGCTCACCGCAGCGTGACCGGAAGGCCCTGGTGGGGTAAGGAACGTTCGATCTGCGAATCCTGCGGAAAGGAACTCACCTTCTGCGAGCTGATTCCTCTGGTGTCCTGGCCGCTTCAGCGGGGGCGCTGCCGGGGATGCAACGCCCGTATTTCCCCCCGCTACTTCATTGTGGAGGTGATCGGGGCGGCGGCCTCCGGACTTCTGGCCTGGCGGTGGGGGCCAACCTGGGCGCTTCTGGCCTCCATGGCGGGACTGTCCGGAATATTGATCAACTCCCTGACCGACTACGAGACGGGGGACGTGTTCGACATCTTCACCCTGTTTCTGGGGCTGTGCGGGCTGGTGATCCGCCTGTTCGGGGGCAGAGACGCCGTCCTTGACGGACTGATCGGAGCCGCCGCCGGGTGGGGCATTTTCGCCCTCATCATCGTCGTGAGCCGCGGAGGCATGGGATGGGGCGACGCCTGCTTCATGGGGGGGCTGGGCGCCCTTCTGGGGTGGAAACTGTGCCTGCTGAGCTTTTACCTGGGAATGATGGCGGGCGGCCTTGTGGCCATCGGGCTGATGCTTGCGGGCAAAGTGAAATGGGGCCGTCGGGACTCCATCCCCCTCGTCCCCTGTCTCTCCGCCGGCGGGCTGGCGGCGCTGCTCTGGGGGCCGCAGCTTCTCCGGTTCGCCGGCAGATACTTCGGCCGCCTCATCCTCCCCGGCTGGCCTTTCTAG
- the thiE gene encoding thiamine phosphate synthase — protein sequence MELNVKLQLNLKEWDLKKALRLYVIPDRIIGAPLSLTDQTRLALEGGATVIQLRDKEMDGGDLLTTAGEMAALCRKAGALFIVNDRLDVALLSGADGVHLGQSDLSVKEARRLAPRPFIVGASAHTPEEARRAEEDGADYLGVGAVFDTGSKGNAKVIGTKGLRAVADLARIPLVAIGGISEENLTEVLKCGVDGVSVISAAVRGDVRQRTAALLKKMGEGTQKSAD from the coding sequence TTGGAGCTGAATGTGAAACTGCAGCTGAATCTGAAGGAGTGGGACCTGAAAAAAGCCCTGCGTTTGTACGTTATTCCTGACCGAATCATCGGCGCGCCCCTGTCCCTGACGGATCAGACGCGGCTGGCTCTTGAGGGCGGGGCGACGGTCATTCAGCTTCGGGATAAGGAAATGGACGGCGGGGATCTCCTGACGACGGCCGGGGAGATGGCCGCTCTCTGCCGGAAGGCGGGCGCACTTTTCATCGTCAACGACCGGTTGGACGTGGCGCTTCTTTCCGGAGCGGACGGAGTGCACCTCGGACAGAGCGACCTGTCCGTGAAAGAAGCGAGAAGACTGGCGCCCCGCCCCTTCATTGTGGGGGCCTCGGCCCATACGCCGGAGGAGGCTCGAAGGGCGGAGGAAGATGGGGCGGATTATCTTGGGGTTGGAGCGGTGTTCGACACGGGCTCGAAGGGGAACGCGAAGGTCATTGGGACGAAAGGTCTTCGCGCCGTGGCGGACCTCGCGCGAATCCCTCTGGTGGCCATAGGCGGAATATCGGAGGAGAACCTGACGGAGGTCCTGAAGTGCGGCGTCGATGGTGTTTCGGTCATTTCCGCCGCCGTCAGGGGCGACGTCCGCCAGCGCACCGCCGCCCTCCTGAAAAAGATGGGCGAAGGGACTCAGAAAAGCGCTGATTAA
- the thiM gene encoding hydroxyethylthiazole kinase: MTGTKLKDCAPEDLANAWRAIAAEKPLIFHITNPVATSLQANVCLAVGASPLMSQYPEETEELIGLARGFLVNLGSPAEPALAAVERGMKAAKNTGCFTLLDPVGYGASRFRVESTDRFLREHSFSIIKGNGGEISLLAGVGGATKGVDVLSVGDLDRGVLNLARKFDCLVCATGETDCLSDGETLVRVTGGSALLPFLSGSGCTAGTVMLAATAACGDAAVGALCGLVAMGIASERAEKRCSGSGTFAPCLIDELHRLKPEDFLSEPRRWSVTSRSL, from the coding sequence ATGACCGGTACGAAATTGAAAGACTGCGCCCCTGAAGATCTGGCGAATGCCTGGAGAGCGATCGCGGCGGAAAAACCGCTGATTTTTCACATCACGAACCCCGTGGCCACGTCTTTGCAGGCCAACGTATGCCTGGCGGTGGGCGCTTCTCCCCTCATGTCCCAGTATCCGGAGGAGACGGAGGAGCTGATCGGCCTGGCCCGGGGGTTTCTGGTCAACCTGGGCTCTCCCGCGGAACCCGCTCTGGCCGCTGTGGAGCGTGGCATGAAGGCGGCGAAAAACACGGGCTGTTTTACGCTCCTGGATCCGGTGGGCTACGGCGCTTCCCGTTTTCGCGTGGAGAGTACGGACCGGTTTCTCAGGGAACATTCGTTTTCGATCATCAAGGGCAACGGCGGGGAAATTTCCCTGCTGGCCGGAGTCGGAGGAGCCACCAAAGGCGTAGACGTCCTGTCGGTGGGAGATCTGGACCGGGGCGTGCTGAATCTGGCGCGGAAGTTCGACTGCCTGGTCTGCGCCACGGGAGAAACGGACTGCCTCTCCGACGGCGAAACTCTTGTCCGGGTGACGGGAGGGAGCGCTCTGCTGCCTTTTCTCTCGGGAAGCGGCTGTACGGCGGGGACGGTTATGCTGGCGGCGACGGCGGCCTGCGGGGACGCCGCCGTGGGGGCCCTCTGCGGGCTGGTGGCCATGGGGATCGCTTCAGAACGGGCGGAAAAGCGGTGTTCCGGCAGTGGAACCTTCGCTCCCTGCCTGATCGACGAACTGCATCGTCTGAAGCCGGAGGATTTTTTGAGCGAACCACGACGCTGGAGCGTGACGAGCCGGAGTTTATAA
- the thiD gene encoding bifunctional hydroxymethylpyrimidine kinase/phosphomethylpyrimidine kinase encodes MKKVLTIAGSDCSGGAGIQADLKTFSAHGVFGMSVVVSVVAENTCRVIDIQDITPDMIEKQIDAVFEDIEVDALKLGMLSNAVSMEAVAGKLRQYKPKNVVLDPVMYAKNGAPLMEPEAIETLISTVLPLADLVTPNIPEAEKIAGMKINEEGSGSAADEIGRMEAAAEKICRMGCKNVLVKGGHAVGSALDVLFDGKRILRFDAPRVDTKNTHGTGCTYSSAIASNLALGMTLPQAVDRAKAYVTTAILHALPVGKGHGPTHHFYELYKYGLERN; translated from the coding sequence ATGAAAAAAGTTTTGACGATCGCCGGTTCGGACTGCAGCGGAGGGGCGGGAATTCAGGCGGACCTGAAGACTTTTTCGGCCCACGGGGTTTTTGGCATGAGCGTCGTGGTTTCTGTTGTGGCGGAGAACACCTGCCGCGTCATTGACATTCAGGACATCACTCCGGATATGATCGAAAAACAGATTGACGCCGTTTTCGAGGATATCGAGGTGGACGCCCTGAAGCTCGGTATGCTTTCCAACGCCGTCAGCATGGAGGCCGTGGCAGGAAAACTGCGTCAGTACAAACCGAAAAACGTCGTCCTCGATCCCGTCATGTACGCCAAGAACGGCGCCCCGCTGATGGAGCCGGAGGCCATTGAAACGCTGATTTCGACGGTGCTCCCTCTGGCGGACCTGGTGACGCCGAACATTCCGGAGGCGGAAAAAATCGCCGGCATGAAAATCAATGAGGAGGGCTCCGGCTCCGCTGCCGACGAGATCGGACGAATGGAAGCCGCCGCGGAGAAAATCTGTCGCATGGGCTGTAAAAACGTTCTGGTCAAGGGGGGACATGCCGTTGGCAGCGCCCTCGACGTCCTGTTTGACGGAAAGCGAATCCTGCGCTTCGACGCGCCCCGGGTTGACACCAAAAATACCCACGGCACGGGCTGCACCTACTCATCCGCCATTGCCTCGAACCTGGCCCTGGGGATGACGCTGCCTCAGGCTGTGGATCGGGCCAAGGCCTACGTGACCACGGCCATACTTCACGCGCTGCCCGTCGGGAAGGGACATGGTCCCACCCATCACTTCTACGAACTTTATAAATACGGACTTGAAAGGAATTGA
- the pssA gene encoding CDP-diacylglycerol--serine O-phosphatidyltransferase — MVTSGNLLCGMFSLILAFHGRFVPAAWLIFFAVIFDGLDGKVARSLGGGSQFGLEFDSLADLVSFGVAPGLLIDIASLDQLGGVAGGVIACFFALCVALRLARFNVVHVPGPFQGLPSPAGGLFVASFVLAGIPLDPLLLGVVLIFTGLLMVSSVPYANLKKLTRESADRRKCLLVLGLVSLCFTFLKEAAPLALFSIYIVSGLLRFDWGEWLLRPDRTEADVSHSQ; from the coding sequence ATGGTAACGAGCGGGAACCTTTTATGCGGGATGTTTTCCCTGATTTTGGCGTTTCATGGGCGATTCGTTCCCGCGGCCTGGCTGATCTTTTTCGCGGTCATTTTCGACGGACTGGACGGCAAGGTGGCTCGCAGCTTGGGGGGCGGCTCCCAGTTTGGTCTGGAGTTCGACAGTCTGGCGGACCTGGTGAGTTTCGGGGTCGCTCCGGGGCTCCTGATCGACATTGCCTCCCTGGATCAGCTGGGGGGTGTGGCGGGGGGCGTCATCGCCTGCTTTTTCGCTCTGTGCGTCGCTCTGCGCCTGGCGCGTTTCAACGTGGTTCACGTACCGGGGCCCTTTCAGGGGCTTCCCAGTCCGGCGGGGGGCCTTTTCGTGGCGTCCTTCGTGCTGGCGGGGATTCCTCTCGATCCCCTTCTGCTGGGCGTCGTGCTGATTTTTACGGGATTGCTGATGGTTTCCAGCGTCCCCTACGCGAACCTCAAGAAGCTGACCCGGGAAAGCGCGGACCGGAGAAAATGTCTTCTGGTGCTGGGGCTGGTGTCTTTGTGCTTTACGTTCCTGAAGGAAGCGGCTCCTCTGGCGCTCTTCTCCATTTATATCGTAAGCGGTCTTCTGCGCTTCGACTGGGGCGAGTGGCTTCTTCGTCCGGACAGAACGGAGGCGGATGTATCGCACAGTCAATAA
- a CDS encoding phosphatidylserine decarboxylase family protein, which yields MKLAKDGIPTIVYLGFAAVLFAMISPLPAGVLVVLTGFTAWFYRDPDRIPPEGENVLVSPADGKVVEIEKSTHPFTGPAVKVGIFMNAFSVHVNRVPCEGTVEYLEYIPGKKIAAFAPKASEVNERHCVGLSTAWGPILMVQIAGLMARRIVCRVRKGDRLGRGDRYGMIRLGSKVDIYLPEGVELTVNMSDRVYAGKTPLGVMPK from the coding sequence ATGAAGCTGGCGAAAGACGGTATCCCGACGATAGTGTATCTGGGCTTCGCGGCGGTGCTTTTTGCGATGATTTCGCCCCTGCCCGCGGGGGTGCTGGTGGTGCTGACGGGTTTTACGGCCTGGTTCTACCGGGATCCGGACCGGATTCCTCCGGAGGGTGAAAATGTGCTGGTCTCCCCGGCCGACGGAAAAGTGGTGGAAATAGAGAAATCGACGCACCCCTTTACGGGTCCGGCGGTGAAGGTGGGGATCTTCATGAACGCCTTCAGCGTCCATGTCAATCGGGTTCCCTGCGAGGGAACGGTGGAGTATCTGGAGTATATTCCGGGTAAAAAAATCGCCGCTTTCGCCCCCAAAGCGTCGGAGGTGAACGAACGTCACTGCGTGGGGCTGTCCACGGCCTGGGGTCCCATTCTGATGGTGCAGATCGCCGGACTGATGGCCCGGAGGATCGTCTGCCGCGTCCGAAAAGGAGACAGGCTCGGCCGGGGCGACCGGTATGGAATGATTCGACTGGGCTCCAAAGTTGACATCTATCTCCCCGAAGGCGTAGAATTGACGGTGAATATGAGCGACAGAGTGTATGCGGGGAAAACCCCCTTAGGAGTGATGCCGAAGTGA
- the gyrA gene encoding DNA gyrase subunit A, which produces MTEEVKGGELFTKVVPLPLVEEIKQSYLSYAMSVIVGRALPDARDGLKPVQRRILYAMTELGLRHSSAHKKSARVVGETMGKYHPHGDSAIYETMVRMAQPWSLRYCLVDGQGNFGSIDGDSAAAMRYTEARLFELGELMLADIEEDTVEWGPNFDESLQEPLALPAALPNLLVNGSTGIAVGMATNIPPHNLREVVSSLCYLIDTPAEEVALSEILKRMPGPDFPTGAIILGREGIRDAYSTGRGRIVVRGRMHVEEGKRGKVSVIITEIPFMVNKTTLIEAMVSAVQEKQVDGVSDIRDESDRDGMRIVLELTRDGDSDLVMRQLYRHTQLQSTFGVINLALVNGHPRELPIVDMLSVFLMHRRDVIRRRTEFRLNKAQAREHILEGLVKALDSIDEVIALIRGAKTAAEAKESLVERLAFTEIQAQAILEMRLQRLTGLEREKLHDELRQILADIEGYKKILGNPKVLDGVIRAELEDLAARFGDDRRTEIIDSFEESSDEDLIPESDIVVVLSQDGFLKRQDLESYTLQGRGGKGRKGAFVPEEDAIAMVSVTHTHRELYFFTSRGRVLTLRGHMIPETKSGKGKQIAKLLPLEKEEHVVALYGGELTGLNYAFFITRSGVAKRIELSELAGSNRPRRVITLDEGDEIAQVRLTTGKDDLLLMTAGAQALRVPEEEFRSMGRSARGVRGMRLAPEDVIISCDVVSEESHILILSERGVGKRSRFEEFTPHHRGTSGVRAMNLGPKTGRLIGCWAVRDQDEIIAITTRGRMIRVAVQEMPLLSRTAMGNITVRLDEGDLVADCSIVRMDEDRPEPEPEPEKLLLE; this is translated from the coding sequence ATGACTGAAGAAGTGAAGGGCGGAGAACTTTTCACAAAGGTGGTGCCTCTGCCGCTGGTGGAGGAGATAAAGCAAAGCTATCTGAGTTACGCGATGAGCGTCATTGTGGGACGCGCGCTTCCGGACGCCCGCGACGGACTGAAACCGGTGCAGCGCCGTATTCTCTACGCGATGACGGAACTGGGGCTGAGGCACAGCTCCGCTCATAAGAAGTCGGCCCGCGTGGTCGGCGAAACGATGGGTAAATACCATCCCCACGGCGACAGCGCCATCTACGAGACGATGGTGCGCATGGCCCAGCCCTGGAGCCTGCGTTACTGCCTGGTGGACGGGCAGGGCAACTTCGGCTCCATCGACGGAGACAGCGCGGCGGCCATGCGTTACACGGAAGCGCGTCTTTTCGAGCTGGGAGAGCTGATGCTGGCCGACATCGAGGAAGATACGGTGGAGTGGGGACCCAACTTCGACGAATCCCTGCAGGAACCTCTCGCCCTGCCCGCGGCTCTTCCGAACCTGCTGGTCAACGGCAGCACGGGAATTGCGGTGGGCATGGCCACGAACATCCCTCCCCACAACCTGAGAGAGGTGGTCAGTTCCCTCTGTTATCTCATCGATACTCCCGCGGAGGAGGTCGCACTTTCGGAAATCCTGAAGCGAATGCCGGGGCCGGATTTTCCCACAGGAGCCATCATCCTGGGGCGGGAGGGCATCCGGGACGCCTACAGTACGGGGCGGGGCCGCATCGTGGTCCGCGGGCGCATGCACGTGGAGGAGGGAAAGCGGGGCAAAGTTTCCGTCATCATCACCGAGATCCCCTTCATGGTGAACAAGACCACGCTGATCGAGGCCATGGTTTCCGCCGTCCAGGAAAAGCAGGTGGACGGGGTCTCGGACATCCGGGACGAGTCCGACCGCGATGGAATGAGGATCGTGCTGGAGCTGACACGGGACGGCGACTCCGATCTGGTCATGCGGCAGCTGTACCGGCATACCCAGCTTCAGTCCACCTTCGGCGTGATCAACCTGGCTCTGGTGAACGGTCATCCCCGGGAGCTGCCCATCGTGGACATGCTCTCCGTCTTTTTGATGCACCGGAGAGACGTAATCCGCAGGCGAACCGAATTTCGCCTGAACAAGGCTCAGGCCCGGGAACACATTCTCGAAGGGCTGGTGAAGGCACTCGACAGCATCGATGAGGTCATCGCGCTGATTCGGGGAGCCAAGACGGCTGCGGAGGCCAAAGAAAGCCTCGTGGAACGTCTGGCCTTCACCGAGATTCAGGCCCAGGCGATTCTGGAAATGCGGCTCCAGCGCCTGACGGGCCTTGAACGGGAGAAACTCCATGACGAACTGCGGCAGATTCTGGCCGACATCGAGGGCTATAAAAAAATACTGGGCAACCCGAAAGTTCTGGACGGCGTGATCCGCGCCGAGCTGGAGGATCTGGCCGCCCGTTTCGGCGACGACCGCCGCACGGAAATTATCGACAGCTTTGAGGAATCCTCGGACGAGGACCTGATTCCGGAGAGCGACATCGTGGTGGTGCTCTCCCAGGACGGTTTTCTGAAGCGTCAGGATCTGGAGAGCTACACCCTTCAGGGTCGGGGCGGAAAGGGCAGAAAGGGCGCTTTCGTCCCTGAAGAAGACGCCATCGCCATGGTCAGCGTCACTCACACCCATCGGGAACTGTATTTCTTCACCTCCCGGGGGCGGGTTCTGACCCTGCGCGGTCACATGATTCCGGAGACGAAATCGGGCAAGGGCAAGCAGATCGCGAAGCTGCTTCCTCTGGAAAAGGAAGAGCATGTGGTGGCTCTGTACGGCGGCGAGCTGACAGGGCTCAACTACGCTTTCTTCATCACCCGGAGCGGGGTGGCCAAGCGCATCGAGCTTTCCGAGCTGGCGGGCTCCAACCGGCCGCGCCGCGTCATCACTCTGGACGAAGGGGACGAAATCGCGCAGGTGCGTCTGACCACGGGGAAGGACGACCTTTTACTGATGACGGCGGGCGCCCAGGCCCTTCGCGTTCCGGAAGAGGAGTTCCGGTCCATGGGACGAAGCGCGCGAGGCGTTCGAGGCATGAGACTCGCCCCTGAGGACGTCATCATCAGCTGCGACGTGGTCAGCGAGGAAAGCCACATCCTGATCCTGAGCGAACGCGGCGTGGGCAAACGGTCCCGTTTCGAGGAGTTCACTCCCCACCATCGGGGAACCTCGGGGGTACGGGCCATGAATCTGGGGCCGAAAACCGGCAGGCTGATCGGGTGCTGGGCGGTGCGCGACCAGGACGAGATTATCGCCATCACCACCCGGGGCCGCATGATTCGCGTGGCCGTTCAGGAGATGCCGCTTCTGAGCCGGACGGCCATGGGGAATATTACGGTGCGCCTGGACGAGGGCGACCTTGTGGCGGACTGCAGCATCGTTCGAATGGACGAAGACCGGCCCGAACCGGAGCCCGAACCCGAAAAACTCCTGCTGGAATGA
- a CDS encoding ankyrin repeat domain-containing protein yields the protein MKNLLKKTLRVWGVALLISGGAGVFAAEAGDLFSSLPEMRYASVQGAPFGGQTPPRRSGGTAEEIFFETAAQGTPLQMRELLSSGMKVDEKDPLGNTALILAAGENRDPEMIRVLLTAGADINVRNKNELNPIMAAAERNTNPEIVATLVKAGAGVDDKGTGGATPLFSSILVNPNPAVIIELIHLSADVNMGNKDETTPLMVACFEYRGTEVLEALLKAGADVNAKNRSGIAALSIAAGTAQEAAAIELLLKAGADLKAVNNQGQTALHYSLSTNQNPEIVKLLLDAGSDANARYGKGTTPLMLALRYQKSQEMIKLLLDRGADVNAADDDGRTPLMIAVQKDSGGEMIKLLRSAGADTLVKDKAGQTALDMAKAAGKPEIVSLLE from the coding sequence ATGAAAAATTTACTGAAAAAAACTTTGCGGGTGTGGGGAGTCGCGCTGCTGATTTCAGGCGGCGCGGGGGTTTTTGCGGCCGAAGCGGGAGACCTTTTTTCGTCGCTGCCGGAGATGCGTTACGCCAGTGTCCAGGGGGCGCCCTTCGGGGGACAGACCCCTCCGAGGCGATCGGGAGGAACCGCGGAGGAGATTTTTTTCGAGACGGCCGCCCAGGGAACCCCTCTGCAAATGCGGGAGCTTCTGAGCAGCGGCATGAAGGTGGACGAAAAGGATCCTTTGGGAAACACGGCCCTTATCCTGGCCGCCGGAGAAAATAGGGACCCTGAGATGATCCGGGTGTTGCTGACGGCGGGAGCGGACATCAACGTGCGCAACAAAAACGAATTGAATCCGATCATGGCCGCCGCCGAGAGAAATACGAATCCCGAGATCGTCGCCACTCTGGTGAAAGCGGGAGCGGGAGTCGACGACAAGGGGACGGGAGGGGCGACGCCTCTTTTTTCCTCGATTCTCGTCAATCCCAATCCGGCGGTTATCATTGAGCTGATCCATTTGAGCGCCGACGTCAACATGGGGAACAAAGATGAAACGACGCCGCTGATGGTCGCGTGTTTCGAGTATCGGGGAACGGAGGTCCTGGAGGCGCTGCTGAAGGCCGGCGCCGACGTCAACGCGAAAAACCGGAGCGGAATAGCGGCCCTGTCCATCGCGGCGGGTACGGCTCAGGAGGCCGCGGCGATCGAGCTTCTGCTGAAGGCCGGCGCCGACCTGAAGGCGGTGAATAATCAGGGGCAGACGGCGTTGCATTACTCGCTCTCCACGAACCAGAATCCGGAGATCGTGAAACTCCTGCTGGATGCCGGATCCGACGCGAACGCCCGCTATGGAAAGGGAACCACGCCGCTTATGCTGGCGCTCCGGTATCAAAAATCCCAGGAGATGATCAAGCTCCTTCTGGATCGGGGAGCCGACGTCAACGCCGCGGATGACGACGGGCGAACGCCGCTGATGATCGCCGTTCAGAAGGACTCCGGCGGCGAGATGATCAAACTTTTGCGGAGCGCGGGCGCGGATACGCTCGTAAAGGATAAAGCGGGACAGACGGCCCTCGATATGGCGAAGGCCGCGGGAAAACCGGAAATCGTGAGCCTGCTGGAGTGA
- a CDS encoding M20 family metallo-hydrolase, whose amino-acid sequence MAGRADVKIDRETLWNTIVEMGNIGKNGAGRTRLALSEEDLEARRLLVRWMKDLGLEVRMDAAASIWGVRAGRDAGAAPVLLGSHIDTVRNAGMFDGVMGVLSGLAVLRALNEAKVVTKRPVAVISFTDEEGVHFLSGGMVGSRFIAGLADMEFFASRCNSGGKSCRDAIAESGFVGTDRLDPLPCAYLEYHIEQGPVLVDENIQIGVVEGVVGLSWLRVTFRGEANHAGAFPMNRRHDAGLAAARAVVGLNRLAFDLGRDTVITPGQLIQSPNLPNIVPGEAVLTVDIRQFDPDLLERGIGRVKEVVREAAEQEGVSVEVETLSRTKRAVFPEELVSLVERSAGELGFTTRRMPSGAGHDAQIIHTICPSTMIFAPSRDGRSHCPEEYSSPEDVGNGADVLLQCALQLAE is encoded by the coding sequence ATGGCAGGCCGGGCGGATGTGAAAATCGATCGGGAAACGCTTTGGAATACGATTGTGGAAATGGGGAATATCGGAAAGAACGGCGCCGGACGCACGCGTCTGGCTCTGAGCGAAGAAGATCTGGAGGCGCGCCGGCTGCTGGTCCGGTGGATGAAGGATCTGGGGCTTGAGGTCCGGATGGATGCAGCCGCGAGTATCTGGGGAGTGCGCGCGGGGCGGGACGCGGGGGCCGCTCCCGTTCTTCTGGGGTCTCATATCGACACGGTGCGGAACGCGGGGATGTTCGACGGCGTGATGGGGGTTCTGTCGGGGCTTGCTGTTCTGCGGGCCCTGAACGAGGCGAAGGTCGTTACGAAACGCCCTGTGGCCGTTATTTCTTTTACCGACGAAGAAGGCGTCCATTTTCTGTCGGGGGGAATGGTGGGCAGCCGGTTCATTGCCGGGCTCGCCGACATGGAGTTCTTCGCTTCCCGGTGCAACTCCGGGGGAAAAAGCTGCCGTGACGCCATCGCCGAAAGCGGCTTTGTGGGAACGGACCGCCTGGATCCGCTTCCCTGCGCCTATCTGGAATATCACATTGAGCAGGGACCGGTTCTTGTGGACGAAAACATACAAATCGGTGTGGTGGAAGGCGTTGTGGGCCTTTCGTGGCTGCGCGTCACCTTTAGAGGGGAGGCGAACCACGCCGGAGCCTTCCCCATGAACCGACGGCATGACGCCGGACTGGCGGCCGCCAGGGCTGTTGTCGGGCTCAACCGTCTGGCCTTCGATCTCGGGCGGGACACGGTCATCACGCCGGGGCAGCTGATCCAGTCGCCCAACCTTCCCAACATCGTTCCCGGAGAGGCCGTTCTCACGGTGGACATTCGCCAGTTCGACCCCGATTTGCTGGAACGGGGAATCGGGCGGGTGAAGGAGGTTGTCCGGGAGGCCGCGGAGCAGGAAGGGGTGTCGGTGGAGGTCGAGACGCTTTCCCGCACAAAGCGGGCCGTATTTCCGGAGGAACTGGTGTCTCTGGTGGAACGCAGCGCCGGGGAACTGGGCTTTACGACCCGGCGTATGCCCAGCGGGGCCGGCCACGATGCGCAGATTATTCACACGATCTGTCCGTCCACGATGATTTTCGCGCCCTCCAGAGACGGCAGAAGTCATTGTCCCGAGGAGTATTCCTCTCCGGAGGACGTGGGGAACGGAGCGGACGTCCTTCTTCAGTGCGCCCTCCAGCTGGCGGAGTGA